In Syngnathoides biaculeatus isolate LvHL_M chromosome 5, ASM1980259v1, whole genome shotgun sequence, the following are encoded in one genomic region:
- the tlr18 gene encoding toll-like receptor 18: MLLTFILLSDVFNGGWTSPTQSPSTPTGPKEEVPCYISNAGRKVDCLGRQLETVPWRGFPPTLEDIDLSYNKLQAIGSEDFLHFPRLRVLKLDFNNISHIDSNAFRNNSLLEHLNIFNNSLREIPASVLTSLSNLKYLYMSNNLYKHATLSERFSRLSQLEVLSMGGDLVEGLKKEDFHPLKNITLRFFSIKCSSNLSYYEPGSLRMIKTDNMGFDMAIDQRPGTLLHMLKDLANKTFTGIQFRNLFGFTYYTGEEDIFQGLEKITAHQLVFHRGKFNENLLRMVLTSLQVAPIKRVRFQYIDFARSPTFIDSGTKSSITDLNLEHLDLWYISNPDILRFDWRFTWFSKIKQLSISYVYFNTVPCDAWVELDGVEILDVSNNRLQDKYIFNQLCEYRGSMSILQTFNLSTNELTSLRDLSALTRHFQQLQVLDLSHNKLGSTETSQGCVWQENIIRMIAHHNQFTTEAVGCLPTTVHYLDLSSCNLDQINVAYFEKATNLKELILSDNKIKFIPSKWESPSLHRLALDGNSFGLISKESFQHMPGLSHLRAGNNPYHCTCELHAFIEDTKTKKQINLTDWPQNYKCYHPEPFLNTVISQYFPSEVACDVRLVIIISVATTTAVILVLMFICYIFDLPWYTKATYQIIRAKYRAHKERAAGEAGPFAYHAFISYSHWDAEWVREQLLPCLENNRNSYRLCIHERDFMPGRWIIDNIIDNIESSHKVIFVLSRHFVNSEWCNYELYFAQQRAMGKTFSDVILVVKEPIDPGTLPSKYCKLKKMLSTKTYLEWPQQANQQAFFWAQLRSVLGKPTRHSIRRTNSSVAGQSLKGSKGPKEGYSNGEAEDVNVGVLNGRQIAAVCRQMSIFLYSHPRRFAAIPLLAREVAVTTRAQSGSGERSSQEKRCQLDAVEFAHFVVRMLCCCVKACSRGTEHVDKMNRQLEKAIEGLITVFHSYSAKEGDKHKLSKAELKTLLQEELTDFMAGCSDAAAVDKIMTDLDENGDQQLDFQEFVVLVAALTVACNEFFEGSCKN, translated from the exons ATGTTGCTGACCTTCATCTTACTCAGTGATGTCTTCAACGGAGGGTGGACGTCACCAACCCAGAGCCCATCAACCCCAACCGGCCCTAAGGAAGAGGTACCCTGTTACATCTCCAACGCAGGCCGCAAAGTGGACTGCCTGGGCAGGCAGCTGGAGACCGTTCCATGGAGAGGTTTTCCACCCACGCTGGAGGACATCGACCTGTCCTACAATAAACTCCAAGCAATCGGTTCGGAGGACTTCTTGCACTTTCCTCGCCTCCGTGTGCTTAAACTGGATTTCAATAACATCTCGCACATCGACAGCAACGCATTCAGGAACAACAGCCTGCTGGAGCATCTCAACATTTTCAACAACTCCCTCCGGGAGATTCCTGCCTCGGTGCTAACGTCTCTGTCCAACTTGAAGTATCTTTACATGTCCAACAACCTTTACAAGCATGCTACATTATCCGAGAGGTTTTCCAGGTTGAGCCAGCTGGAAGTTCTCTCTATGGGGGGTGATCTCGTGGAGGGTCTTAAGAAGGAAGACTTTCATCCATTAAAGAACATCACGTTACGGTTTTTTTCGATCAAATGCTCCTCCAATTTGAGTTACTATGAGCCAGGGAGCTTACGGATGATCAAAACTGACAACATGGGCTTCGACATGGCCATCGACCAGCGGCCAGGCACTCTTCTTCATATGCTGAAAGACCTCGCCAACAAGACCTTCACCGGCATCCAGTTTCGCAACCTATTCGGATTCACATACTACACGGGAGAAGAGGACATCTTCCAAGGTTTAGAGAAAATCACAGCCCACCAGTTAGTCTTCCACAGAGGAAAGTTTAATGAGAACCTCCTGAGGATGGTGCTGACCAGCCTTCAAGTTGCCCCCATCAAAAGGGTTCGATTCCAGTATATAGACTTTGCGCGCTCGCCAACATTCATAGACAGCGGCACGAAATCCAGCATCACAGACCTGAACCTGGAGCATCTGGATCTCTG gTACATCAGCAATCCTGACATTCTGCGCTTTGACTGGCGGTTCACCTGGTTCAGCAAGATCAAACAGCTGTCCATTAGCTATGTATACTTCAACACGGTCCCTTGCGATGCCTGGGTTGAGTTGGACGGTGTGGAGATCCTGGATGTTTCCAACAACCGCCTGCaggataaatacattttcaaccaGCTGTGCGAGTATAGGGGCTCCATGTCCATCCTTCAAACCTTTAACTTGAGCACCAATGAGCTGACCAGCTTGAGAGACTTGTCAGCATTGACCAGGCACTTCCAGCAGCTGCAAGTGTTGGACTTGAGTCACAACAAGTTGGGATCCACCGAAACCAGCCAAGGTTGCGTCTGGCAAGAAAACATAATCAGGATGATTGCTCACCACAATCAATTCACCACAGAAGCCGTCGGTTGTCTGCCCACCACAGTGCACTACTTGGACCTTTCCTCATGCAACCTGGACCaaataaatgttgcatatttCGAGAAGGCTACCAATCTGAAGGAGCTGATTCTGAGCGacaacaaaatcaaattcaTCCCATCCAAATGGGAAAGTCCATCCCTGCACAGGCTGGCTTTGGATGGGAACTCCTTTGGTCTCATCAGTAAGGAATCGTTCCAGCATATGCCTGGACTCTCCCACTTAAGGGCCGGGAACAATCCGTACCACTGTACTTGCGAGCTTCATGCTTTCATTGAAGAcaccaagaccaaaaagcagATCAACCTGACAGACTGGCCTCAGAATTACAAGTGCTACCACCCAGAGCCCTTTCTTAACACAGTCATATCCCAGTATTTCCCCAGCGAGGTGGCGTGCGATGTGAGATTGGTCATAATAATCAGTGTTGCGACAACCACGGCAGTCATCCTGGTCCTGATGTTCATCTGCTACATTTTTGACTTGCCGTGGTACACCAAGGCCACCTATCAGATCATCAGGGCTAAATACAGAGCGCACAAGGAGCGAGCCGCCGGAGAGGCCGGACCTTTCGCCTATCACGCTTTCATTTCCTACAGCCACTGGGACGCCGAATGGGTGAGGGAACAGCTGCTGCCGTGTCTGGAAAACAATCGGAATTCCTACCGACTGTGCATCCACGAAAGGGACTTCATGCCAGGACGCTGGATCATAGACAACATCATTGACAACATCGAAAGCAGTCACAAG GTCATATTTGTGCTGTCGCGGCACTTTGTCAACAGTGAGTGGTGCAACTACGAGCTGTACTTTGCTCAGCAGCGAGCCATGGGCAAGACGTTCAGCGACGTTATCCTGGTTGTGAAGGAGCCCATTGACCCGGGCACCCTGCCCAGCAAGTACTGCAAGTTGAAGAAGATGCTGAGCACCAAAACTTACCTGGAGTGGCCTCAGCAGGCCAACCAGCAGGCCTTCTTCTGGGCCCAGCTGAGGAGTGTTCTGGGCAAACCCACCAGGCACAGCATCCGGAGAACGAACTCCTCCGTGGCGGGCCAATCGCTCAAGGGGAGCAAAGGTCCAAAAGAGGGATATTCTAATGGAGAAGCGGAGGACGTTAATGTTGGAGTGCTCAACGGAAGACAAATCGCTGCAGTG TGCCGTCAAATGAGTATTTTCCTTTACTCTCATCCACGCCGCTTTGCTGCTATACCATTGTTGGCCAGAGAGGTCGCCGTTACCACTCGAGCGCAATCAGGATCAGGTGAGCGCAGCTCACAAGAGAAGCGATGCCAGCTGGATGCAGTTGAGTTTGCTCATTTCGTGGTCAG GATGCTGTGTTGCTGTGTGAAAGCATGCAGTCGCG GCACCGAGCACGTCGACAAAATGAATCGTCAGCTGGAAAAGGCCATCGAGGGCCTCATCACCGTCTTCCACTCGTACTCGGCCAAAGAGGGCGACAAGCACAAGCTGAGCAAAGCCGAGCTCAAGACGCTGCTGCAGGAGGAGCTCACGGACTTCATGGCC GGCTGCAGCGACGCGGCCGCCGTCGACAAGATCATGACGGACTTGGACGAGAACGGCGACCAGCAGCTGGACTTTCAGGAGTTTGTGGTTCTGGTGGCGGCGCTCACCGTGGCTTGCAACGAGTTCTTTGAAGGCTCCTGCAAGAActga